The genomic segment AGCTTTGCCGGTATCTCCTGAGGTTGCCGTGAGAATCATGACACGTTCATCGCCAGTACTATCTGCTTGAACGGTACGCGTCATAAAACGGGGCAATATTTGCAGCGCAACATCTTTGAAAGCACTTGTGGGACCGTTGAATAGTTCGAGCACATAGTCGTCGCCGAGTGCTTTGAGCGGAGTGATTGCAGGATCGGACCATTGCTTTCCATATGCTTCTGTAACGCAATCGCGAAGCTCCTCGTCAGAGAAGTCTGGAAGCAAAGCACCCAATACTTCAACTGCGATGTCTTGATACGACTTATCAGCAATAGTGCCGAGATCAATCTGTTGCTCACCGAGGGAATCCGTAACAAAGAGTCCGCCGTCTGAGGCGATCCCCTTGCGGATGGCCTGCTTCGCGGTGAGCGAATCTGTGGTGCTACGTGTGCTATGGAATGTATTCACGGTCAAATCCTCGGCATCCTTAGGTTTCGGAGACTGATTTCGGCTGCTGGCGTACCAAAGCCGACTGAAACTGAGTCTATCTGCAGCTCTAGGCAAGCAACATGGGCTGAATGTGAGATAACTGCGATAAAAGTAGGGATAATTCACTAAATTTGACTGTAATATCCCCACTTTTATCGCAGTTATCTCCAAGATGATTCACACGGTGGCGATACACTGACATCACGTATGCATTCGCATGCGAATTACCGTTTGAGGGAGACCATAGTAATGACCAACGAGTCCCTTGTGCAGGCTGCGGACACCACTGACGCCGTCAACATCTTCAATGCACCGATTTCACAGGCTGATCCAGAAATTGCGACAATTCTTGATGCCGAGCTATCTCGACAGCAAGATGGCCTTGAGATGATTGCCTCTGAGAATTTTGTTCCCCGAGCCGTTTTGCAAGCGCAGGGCTCAGTGTTGACCAATAAATATGCCGAAGGTTACCCTGGCCGACGCTATTATGGCGGTTGCGAGCAAGTGGACAAAATCGAGTCCATTGCCCAGCAGCGTGCCAAGGATCTCTTCGGCGCAGAATATGCTAACGTGCAACCACACTCAGGTGCGCAAGCGAATGCGGCAGTTTACCAAGCGTTAGTCAAACCAGGGGACACCATTCTTGGACTTGCACTTGATCACGGTGGGCATCTCACTCATGGTATGAAAATCAACTTCTCTGGTCGTTTCTATCATGCTGAGGCATACGGTGTAAATCCCGAGACCTTCCGTATTGATCCTGAAATCATTCGTCAACGCGCTTTGGAAACGCATCCTGCAATGATTATCGGTGGTTGGAGCGCCTACCCTCGTATCGAAGATTTCAAAGCCATGAAAGAGATAGCTGACGAGGTTGGCGCGAAGTTCTGGGTTGATATGGCTCATTTTGCTGGACTTGTCGCAGCAGGCCTTCACCCGAGCCCAGTACCTTTTGCTGACGTAGTTTCCTCAACAGCACACAAAACACTTGGCGGACCGCGGTCTGGTTTCATTCTCGCCAAGGAAGAGTATGCCAAGAAGCTCAATTCAGCTGTATTCCCAGGGCAGCAGGGTGGCCCTTTGATGCATGTAATCGCAGGCAAAGCAGTAGCTTTTGGCGTAGCTGGAACTCCGGCTTTCAAAAATCGTATGGAGCGCACACTTGAAGGTGCAAAACTCATCGCTGAGCGCTTGAATGCCGAGGATGTGGCAGCCAATGGCATCAGCGTACTTACTGGTGGTACTGATGTGCATCTGGTAATGGTGGATTTGCGTAATAGTGAGCTCGATGGTCAGCAGGGTGAGGATCTGCTAGCCAGCATCGGCATCACTATTAACCGCAACACTGTGCCCTTCGACCCACGTCCAGCTTCTGTGGCTTCGGGTCTACGTATCGGCACGGCAGCTCTAGCTACAAGAGGTTTTGGTAGCAAAGAATTCGAGGAAGTGGCAGATATTATTGGTACTGCGTTGGCAGCTGGTAAGAATGCTGATGTCGACACGCTTAAAGGACGTGTTGACAAGCTGGTAGCTGATTTCCCGCTGTATCCTGATCTGAATCAAACGAGATAGTTACTACTGTCTTACAATCAGAGCTATTGCAATAAGTGCGAGGGATGACGTGAACCTCTGAATAGGAGAAGCTGCGTCATCTCTTTGCACCAGTGGCAGTAGTCGTCTCAAGAATGTGTTGTGGTGAAGTGCATCGCTGTGAAGTGCACTGCGTTGCAATGTGTGGCGGTGAGATGACTGACTCGTCCCAGTACATTGTTGTGTAGTTACATGTTGTGCAGATATACCACTTGTGGTGAATAGAGAAAGGATATGGCGATGACTAATGCGGCTACGGTTGCTTCAGTACCGGTTGATAATAAGGAGTCGCTAGATCCTCAAATCTTCGACCAAGTTTGCAATATGGCTACGGCTGCAGCTGTTGCTCAGCAACAGTTATCCAAGGCGAGTAGCGAGGCAAAAAATGAATTACTCAGAGATATTGCTGATGCTCTGATCCAAGATGCTTCTGACATCGAGTCAGCCAATGATCTCGACGTGCGAGATGCTTTTGAATCGGGTATGGATGAAGGATTGATTGATCGCCTGCGCTTTAATGCCGAGCGTATTGCCGGCACTGCACAAGGAGTGCGCGATGTTGCTGCCTTAGCTGATCCGGTGGGAGAGATTGTCAGGGGCAACGCCATGCCCAATGGTATGCGCTTGAATCAAATACGAGTGCCGCTCGGCGTGATAGGCATGATTTATGAGGCCCGTCCGAATGTCACTATTGATGTGGCTACTCTAGCTTTGAAATCTGGCAATGCTGTGCTGCTGAGAGGCGGCCATGCTGCAAAACGCACCAATGCAGCCATACTGAATGTGATTAGTGCTGTTATTGAACGTCATGGTTTCCAGAGCGCTTTAGTCGCTTCAGTTGATGTGTTTGGTCGTCAAGGTGCTACCGCGATGATGCAGGCGAGAGGCTATATCGATTTGTTGGTGCCGCGCGGGGGAGCAGGCCTAATTCGTGCGGTTGTTGAACAGTCCAAGGTTCCTGTGATAGAAACTGGCGCAGGAAATGTGCATATTTATGTCGATGCTTCCGGCAATCTCGATAAGGCCGTTCCTATTATTCTTAACGCCAAAACACAGCGCGTTGGCGTATGTAACTCTGCCGAAAAGCTTCTGGTTCACCGTGATGTGGCCAAGAAATTCATTCCGATTATTGCCCATGCGCTTGCTATGGCAAATGTGGTCCTCAGAGTTGATGAGAGTACTTACGACATCGTCTCTGGTCTCAATAACGGTAAGGGTATTGAGGGTTTGGATTTGGAACATGCAAACGAAGACGACTGGGATACCGAATACTTAGCGCTTAAGATGGGCGTGAAAATTGTGGATTCCATGCAGGAAGCTATTGCGCATATCAATGCACATTCAACTGGACATACCGAGGCAATCATCGCGGAGAATTATTCTGCGATTGAGGAATTCACCAAATCTGTTGATTCTGCAGTCATCATGGTTAATGCTTCAACACGTTTTACTGATGGCGGTATGTTTGGACTTGGCGCTGAGTTGGGTATTTCTACGCAGAAAATGCATGCCAGAGGGCCGATGGGATTGCGTGAGCTTACTACCACGAAATGGATTGGTTACGGAACTGGACAGGTACGTGCATGAACGAAAAGATTGAGCAGCTGTTTCACGATTCTTCGGATAAACCAACAGTATGGCTACGTATTGCTGCTGAGCGTTTGAGCTTGGTGAGATACGTTTTTTTGGTGCAGATTGAGGATGGTATACCCTCTGCTGCTCATCGTGCATCACTCGAATATGCTGATGCTGTGCTTATTGGGTGGCCTGACGAGGATGCTCCTGAGGTAAACACTCCAAATGACGAAGGATTGAGCCGAGTCTGCGAGCAAATATCAGCTATGGAAGGATACATTCCACGGTTTAGAGCTCAAGAGAGGTCATCAGATATTGATGGCCTGTCAGATACGTTAATTCGCATTACTGAATGTGTTGCTGAGGTTAGACGCACCTATCAGCCAGATTTCCCATTACCAACGTTTGCAGAAATTCGGCGCGTGGTGCAAGAAGAATGGGATGAGGACATGGACAAGATTGAACCCATGGATGTCAACCCCACGGCAGAAGATATCGAACGTCTGACACAAAGCGATGAAGACTCGCAAGAGCCGCACAAGAACTAAAAGGCATAAAACAGGTGAACGGTAAGCAACAAGACCGCGATGTGACCGAGCTTTCAGCAGGGTTGATATCACGCGAGAGCAGCAGGCTCTCTACACGAGGTAATCGTCATAAGGTTCCCAGAGTGGGAATCATGGGTGGAACCTTCGATCCCATACATAACGGGCATTTGGTTGCCGCATCAGAAGTGGCGTGGGTCTACGACCTTGATGAGGTTATTTTTGTGCCCACCGGTCGACCGATTTTCAAGCTTGAACGAGCGGTGACTAATCCTGAAGATCGCTATCTGATGACAGTGATTGCTACGGCATCGAATCCCAAGTTCACGGTTTCTAGAGTCGATATTGAACGTCCGGGAGCCACGTACACTATCGATACGCTGAGGGATGTTCACGCGTTGCGACCAGATGCTGAACTGTTCTTCATTACTGGTGCTGATGCAATCGCTGAAATTATGCGGTGGAAAGACACAGACAAAATGTGGGATCTCGCCCGTTTTGTTGCTGTTTCTCGACCTGGCTATTCGTCAAGTCTCAAAGGTCTAGATTTGCCACCAGATACTGTGGATACGCTTGAAATCCCCGCTCTGTCTATTTCTTCAACTGATGTGAGACTCCGCTGCACCAAAAGTGAGCCAGTTTGGTATCTCGTTCCAGATGGTGTGGTGCAGTATATCGCCAAACATGGTTTGTATGGCGATGCCTAGAGCTAACTAGGGGCACGCCGTTGCACCCCTCGTGCTGTCAGCGCGACGGGTTAGTATGTTTGATTGTCCGCTGCAAAAAACAACACCCGTGTTTGGAGAAATGGTGAGCACAATCCTCGAGGGAAATCCAGATAAAAACCTCATTTTGGTGACCGGTAGAGCGCATCCAAAACTAGCATCAGATGTGGCAGAACAACTCGGGATTGAGGTGTTGGAAACCACCGCATACGACTTCGCTAATGGCGAGATGTATGTGAGATTCACAGAATCTGTACGTGGTGCCGACGTTTTCGTCCTGCAGACTCATGCTGCGCCTATCAACAAGGCCATTATGGAGCAGCTCATCATGATTGATGCGCTCAAGCGTGCATCTGCGCGTTCCATTACCGCTGTTTGCCCTCTGGTTGGCTATTCTCGCCAAGATAAGAAGCATCGCGGCCGAGAGCCCATTTCTTGCCGCTTGATGTTTGATTTGCTTAAAACTGCTGGTGCTGACCGCATCATGTCAGTCGATTTGCATGCTGCACAGTCGCAGGGCTTCTTCGACGGGCCGGTTGACCATCTCATTGCTATGCCGGTGCTGGTGGATTATGTGCGTGACCGTCTCGATCTGAGCAACATCAGCGTGGTGTCGCCTGATGCGGGTCGTATCCGTGTTGCAGAACAATGGGCCCAGCGCTTAGGTGGCGGTCCACTTGCGTTCATCCACAAGACTCGCGACATTACCAGGCCAAACAAGGCTGTGGCCAACCGAGTCGTTGGCGATGTCAAGGGCAAGGATTGTGTGCTGGTTGATGATTTGATAGATACCGGTGGCACCATAGTCGAAGCTTGCAAGGTGCTGCGTGAAGCAGGTGCGAAGTCCATCACTGTTGTGGCGACTCACGGCGTGTTGTCTGGTCCAGCTGTGGAGCGACTCAAGTCTTGTGGAGCTCGTGAAGTTGTGTTGACTGATACTGTGCCTATTCCTGAAGAGAAGCGTTGGGATGGACTCACCGTGCTGTCTATCGCACCTCTACTGGCAAGTGCTATCAAGGCCGTATTTGACGACGGTTCGGTGGCAGAACTCTTTGAAACCTATCCAGAACATCATGGGCAGGGTTTCTTGTTCGCCTAAAGCTGCTACTCTACGTAATGGCAGTTTAGGCTGTGATAATTGAAATTTGTTCACTGTGTCAAGACACGGCGGGTGTAAAAACTTGAAAGTCATGGCATAATGAACTGTTGCGGGATGCGTCCCGCTGATCCCCCATGGTGTAATGGCAGCACAAGGGTCTTTGGAACCCTTTGTCTTGGTTCGAATCCAGGTGGGGGAGCGAGTAAGCTCCGGTCCCGGTGACCACCGGGCAATTCCGGGGATTGATGGTGACGTTGAAAGGGGCGGTATGGCTGTAAAGAACATCGAAACCTGGCTCACCGATATGGATGGTGTGTTGGTTCATGAAAACACAGCTCTTCCAGGTGCATCTGAATTTATTGAAACACTCAAAGCCAATAATCGTAGATTCTTGGTATTGACCAATAATCCTATTTACACGCCTCGTGATCTTTCAGCTCGCTTGAATCGTAGCGGCATTGATGTGCCAGAGGAATACATTTGGACTTC from the Bifidobacterium sp. genome contains:
- the glyA gene encoding serine hydroxymethyltransferase, whose product is MTNESLVQAADTTDAVNIFNAPISQADPEIATILDAELSRQQDGLEMIASENFVPRAVLQAQGSVLTNKYAEGYPGRRYYGGCEQVDKIESIAQQRAKDLFGAEYANVQPHSGAQANAAVYQALVKPGDTILGLALDHGGHLTHGMKINFSGRFYHAEAYGVNPETFRIDPEIIRQRALETHPAMIIGGWSAYPRIEDFKAMKEIADEVGAKFWVDMAHFAGLVAAGLHPSPVPFADVVSSTAHKTLGGPRSGFILAKEEYAKKLNSAVFPGQQGGPLMHVIAGKAVAFGVAGTPAFKNRMERTLEGAKLIAERLNAEDVAANGISVLTGGTDVHLVMVDLRNSELDGQQGEDLLASIGITINRNTVPFDPRPASVASGLRIGTAALATRGFGSKEFEEVADIIGTALAAGKNADVDTLKGRVDKLVADFPLYPDLNQTR
- a CDS encoding glutamate-5-semialdehyde dehydrogenase; the encoded protein is MTNAATVASVPVDNKESLDPQIFDQVCNMATAAAVAQQQLSKASSEAKNELLRDIADALIQDASDIESANDLDVRDAFESGMDEGLIDRLRFNAERIAGTAQGVRDVAALADPVGEIVRGNAMPNGMRLNQIRVPLGVIGMIYEARPNVTIDVATLALKSGNAVLLRGGHAAKRTNAAILNVISAVIERHGFQSALVASVDVFGRQGATAMMQARGYIDLLVPRGGAGLIRAVVEQSKVPVIETGAGNVHIYVDASGNLDKAVPIILNAKTQRVGVCNSAEKLLVHRDVAKKFIPIIAHALAMANVVLRVDESTYDIVSGLNNGKGIEGLDLEHANEDDWDTEYLALKMGVKIVDSMQEAIAHINAHSTGHTEAIIAENYSAIEEFTKSVDSAVIMVNASTRFTDGGMFGLGAELGISTQKMHARGPMGLRELTTTKWIGYGTGQVRA
- a CDS encoding phosphoribosylglycinamide synthetase; protein product: MNEKIEQLFHDSSDKPTVWLRIAAERLSLVRYVFLVQIEDGIPSAAHRASLEYADAVLIGWPDEDAPEVNTPNDEGLSRVCEQISAMEGYIPRFRAQERSSDIDGLSDTLIRITECVAEVRRTYQPDFPLPTFAEIRRVVQEEWDEDMDKIEPMDVNPTAEDIERLTQSDEDSQEPHKN
- the nadD gene encoding nicotinate-nucleotide adenylyltransferase is translated as MTELSAGLISRESSRLSTRGNRHKVPRVGIMGGTFDPIHNGHLVAASEVAWVYDLDEVIFVPTGRPIFKLERAVTNPEDRYLMTVIATASNPKFTVSRVDIERPGATYTIDTLRDVHALRPDAELFFITGADAIAEIMRWKDTDKMWDLARFVAVSRPGYSSSLKGLDLPPDTVDTLEIPALSISSTDVRLRCTKSEPVWYLVPDGVVQYIAKHGLYGDA
- a CDS encoding ribose-phosphate diphosphokinase → MVSTILEGNPDKNLILVTGRAHPKLASDVAEQLGIEVLETTAYDFANGEMYVRFTESVRGADVFVLQTHAAPINKAIMEQLIMIDALKRASARSITAVCPLVGYSRQDKKHRGREPISCRLMFDLLKTAGADRIMSVDLHAAQSQGFFDGPVDHLIAMPVLVDYVRDRLDLSNISVVSPDAGRIRVAEQWAQRLGGGPLAFIHKTRDITRPNKAVANRVVGDVKGKDCVLVDDLIDTGGTIVEACKVLREAGAKSITVVATHGVLSGPAVERLKSCGAREVVLTDTVPIPEEKRWDGLTVLSIAPLLASAIKAVFDDGSVAELFETYPEHHGQGFLFA